The following are encoded together in the Jaculus jaculus isolate mJacJac1 chromosome 3, mJacJac1.mat.Y.cur, whole genome shotgun sequence genome:
- the LOC101609230 gene encoding LOW QUALITY PROTEIN: olfactory receptor 10A5-like (The sequence of the model RefSeq protein was modified relative to this genomic sequence to represent the inferred CDS: substituted 1 base at 1 genomic stop codon), with product MASGNWTRISEFVLMSFSSLPTEIQSVLFLAFLTIYLATLMGNSLIILVTLADPMLQSPMYFFLRNLSFLEIGFNLVIVPKMLGTLIAQDTTISFLGCATXMYFFFFFGVAECFLLATMAYDRYVAICSPLLYPVIMSQGTQAKLAAASWFPGFPVATVQTTWLFSFPFCATNKVNHFFCDSPPVLRLVCADTALFEIYAIVGTVLVVMTPCLLILCSYTRIAAAILKIPSAKGRHKAFSTCSSHLLVVSLFYVSSSLTYFRPKSNNSPESKKLLSLSYTVMTPMLNPIIYSLRNHEVKNALSRTFHKALAPRNCIL from the coding sequence ATGGCTTCAGGAAACTGGACGAGAATAAGCGAGTTTGTACTCATGAGCTTCTCTTCTCTACCTACTGAAATCCAGTCAGTGCTCTTCCTGGCGTTTCTGACCATCTACCTGGCCACGCTGATGGGAAACAGCCTCATCATTCTGGTTACCTTAGCTGACCCCATGCTTCAAagccccatgtacttcttcctcaggAACTTGTCCTTCCTGGAGATTGGCTTCAACCTAGTGATTGTGCCCAAAATGCTGGGGACCCTCATCGCCCAGGACACAACCATCTCCTTCCTTGGCTGTGCCACTTAgatgtatttcttcttcttcttcgggGTGGCTGAATGCTTCCTCCTGGCCACCATGGCCTATGACCGTTATGTCGCCATCTGCAGTCCCTTGCTTTACCCGGTCATCATGAGCCAAGGGACACAGGCCAAACTGGCTGCTGCCTCCTGGTTTCCAGGATTTCCTGTGGCCACTGTGCAGACCACGTGGCTTTTCAGCTTTCCCTTCTGTGCCACCAACAAGGTGAACCACTTCTTCTGTGACAGCCCGCCGGTGCTGAGGCTGGTCTGCGCAGACACCGCGCTCTTTGAGATCTACGCCATCGTCGGGACCGTTCTGGTGGTCATGACACCCTGCCTGCTGATCCTCTGCTCCTACACGCGCATTGCTGCTGCCATCCTCAAGATCCCCTCAGCTAAAGGGAGGCATAAAGCCTTCTCCACCTGCTCCTCACACCTCCTGGTGGTTTCCCTTTTCTACGTGTCTTCAAGCCTCACCTATTTTCGGCCTAAATCGAATAATTcccctgaaagtaagaaattGCTGTCATTGTCCTACACTGTCATGACTCCCATGTTGAACCCAATCATCTACAGCCTGAGGAACCATGAGGTGAAGAACGCCCTCAGCCGGACCTTCCACAAGGCCCTAGCCCCCAGAAACTGTATCTTATAG
- the LOC101608939 gene encoding olfactory receptor 10A4: MMWGNWTTVKEFILVSFSTLSSEVQALLFLLFLTIYLITLMGNVLIILVTTADSALQSPMYFFLRNLSFLEIGFNLVIVPKMLGTLVIQDTTISFLGCATQMYFFFFFGAAECCLLATMAYDRYVAICDPLHYPVIMGRRSCAQLAAASWFSGVPVATVQTTWIFSFPFCGPNRVNHFFCDSPPVIALVCADTSLFELEALTATVLFILFPFLLILGSYVRILSTIFRMPSAEGKRKAFSTCSSHLLVVSLFYSTAILTYFRPRSNTSPENKKLLSLSYTVVTPMLNPIIYSLRNNEVKAALRRVVLRALGPQKL; encoded by the coding sequence ATGATGTGGGGAAACTGGACAACTGTCAAGGAATTTATTCTTGTGAGCTTCTCAACCTTGTCCTCTGAAGTACAGGCTCTACTGTTTCTCCTGTTTTTGACCATTTACTTGATCACACTGATGGGCAATGTCCTCATCATTCTGGTGACTACGGCTGATTCTGCCCTGCAAAGTCCTATGTACTTCTTCCTCAGAAACTTATCCTTCCTCGAGATAGGTTTCAACTTGGTCATTGTGCCCAAGATGTTGGGGACATTGGTAATTCAGGACACAACCATCTCCTTCCTTGGCTGTGCCACTCAgatgtatttcttcttcttcttcggtGCTGCCGAGTGCTGTCTCCTTGCCACAATGGCCTACGACCGCTACGTGGCCATCTGTGACCCCTTGCACTACCCAGTCATCATGGGCCGCAGGTCCTGTGCCCAGCTGGCAGCCGCCTCTTGGTTCTCAGGGGTCCCAGTGGCCACTGTGCAAACAACATGgattttcagttttcctttttgTGGCCCTAACAGAGTGAATCACTTCTTCTGTGACAGCCCCCCCGTCATTGCCCTGGTCTGTGCTGATACCTCTCTGTTTGAACTGGAGGCTCTGACGGCCACTGTCCTGTTCATCCTATTCCCCTTCTTGCTGATACTGGGGTCCTATGTTCGCATCCTCTCCACCATCTTCAGGATGCCCTCAGCTGAGGGGAAACGCAAGGCCTTCTCCACCTGCTCCTCCCACCTCTTAGTTGTCTCCCTCTTTTACAGCACAGCTATCCTCACATATTTCCGACCCCGCTCGAATACCTCCCCTGAGAACAAGAAGCTTCTGTCGCTCTCCTACACAGTGGTGACTCCCATGTTGAACCCCATAATTTACAGCTTAAGGAATAATGAGGTGAAGGCTGCACTGAGGCGGGTTGTCCTCAGAGCTCTCGGCCCTCAGAAACTGTAA